From Vallitalea longa, the proteins below share one genomic window:
- a CDS encoding DUF4321 domain-containing protein, with amino-acid sequence MSYRRSNKNGWALFLLILAGIVLGGFLGSLAKNVEWLKWLNYGLSFGMENPLELDLKIIMLVLQLNFEITITSVIGVVAAIFVYRKL; translated from the coding sequence ATGAGTTACAGAAGAAGCAATAAGAATGGTTGGGCACTATTTTTACTAATACTAGCTGGTATCGTTTTAGGAGGATTTTTAGGTTCTTTAGCAAAAAATGTAGAATGGTTGAAATGGCTTAATTATGGGCTATCATTTGGAATGGAGAATCCCCTAGAACTTGATTTGAAAATAATTATGCTTGTTTTACAGTTGAATTTTGAAATTACTATTACAAGTGTTATAGGTGTTGTTGCCGCTATATTCGTTTATAGAAAATTATAA
- the rnfB gene encoding RnfABCDGE type electron transport complex subunit B yields the protein MEWTSILYPALSIGGLGIVFGLGLGVAAKKFAIEVDPKVPKVREVLPGANCGGCGFAGCDAFAKAVVEGKAKPNGCPVGGSDVAAKVSAILGIESSDDVKKVAFVKCQGTCDKAKEKYEYVGVMDCKNANFLQGNGSKACEYGCLGLGSCVNACMFDAIHIIDGIAKVDEEKCTSCGMCVEACPKNLIDLVPYDNNVRVSCNSNNKGKDVKLSCDVGCIGCRLCTKVCEFDAISVENNLAKIDYDKCTMCMKCVEKCPTHAIIVKEQEK from the coding sequence ATGGAATGGACTAGTATATTATATCCTGCCTTAAGTATAGGGGGACTGGGTATTGTCTTCGGTTTAGGTCTTGGTGTAGCAGCCAAAAAGTTCGCTATAGAGGTTGATCCAAAAGTGCCAAAAGTAAGAGAAGTATTGCCAGGTGCTAACTGTGGTGGATGTGGATTTGCTGGTTGTGATGCATTTGCAAAAGCTGTAGTTGAAGGAAAAGCTAAACCTAATGGTTGCCCAGTCGGTGGTTCAGATGTTGCAGCAAAAGTATCTGCTATACTTGGAATCGAAAGTTCTGATGATGTTAAAAAAGTCGCTTTCGTTAAGTGCCAAGGAACATGTGATAAAGCTAAGGAAAAATATGAATATGTTGGTGTAATGGATTGTAAAAATGCTAATTTTTTACAAGGTAATGGTTCGAAAGCGTGTGAATATGGTTGTTTAGGACTTGGTAGTTGTGTTAACGCATGTATGTTTGATGCAATTCACATTATTGACGGGATCGCTAAAGTGGATGAAGAAAAATGTACATCCTGTGGTATGTGTGTTGAAGCATGTCCCAAGAACTTAATAGATTTGGTACCTTATGATAATAATGTTAGAGTTTCTTGTAACTCGAATAATAAAGGAAAAGATGTAAAATTAAGTTGTGATGTAGGTTGTATAGGATGTCGTTTATGTACAAAAGTATGTGAATTCGATGCCATAAGTGTTGAGAATAACTTAGCAAAAATTGATTATGATAAATGTACAATGTGCATGAAATGTGTAGAAAAATGTCCGACACATGCAATTATAGTAAAAGAGCAGGAGAAATAA
- a CDS encoding DRTGG domain-containing protein has translation MTVAELIKQLNLELVAGEKGLQAEITNGFVGDLLSVVMGKAKEGNAWVTIQSHVNIVAVAVLTGAACIIVSEGFKIEKEAIEKANEENIPILSTEESSYKVVSELIKLGISNC, from the coding sequence ATGACAGTTGCAGAATTAATAAAACAACTAAATCTTGAATTAGTGGCAGGTGAAAAAGGACTACAGGCAGAAATAACCAACGGTTTTGTTGGAGATCTATTAAGTGTTGTAATGGGAAAAGCAAAAGAAGGTAATGCTTGGGTTACTATTCAGAGTCATGTGAATATCGTAGCAGTAGCTGTACTTACTGGAGCAGCTTGCATAATTGTATCAGAAGGTTTTAAAATAGAAAAGGAAGCAATTGAGAAAGCAAACGAAGAAAATATTCCTATATTATCTACTGAGGAGTCATCATATAAAGTTGTTAGTGAACTTATAAAATTAGGAATCAGTAATTGTTAA
- the rsxC gene encoding electron transport complex subunit RsxC, which yields MGALTFKRGIHPSHSKDFTEKKPIKIYMPKGDLVFPMLQHIGAPCKPLVKKGDNVLVGQKIGEPQGFVSSPIHATVSGTVKAIKDVLHPNGSKVQGIVIENDGEYTEIDTMIARKDYKNLSREEIINIIKEAGIVGMGGATFPTFIKLSPPPEKKIDHIIVNGAECEPYLTSDHRIMLEETDRVVKGLQIILHLFPDAKGFIGIEDNKPDAIKAMKEATKGISNITVATLKTKYPQGAEKQLIYSITKREVPAGALPADVGCIVQNIDTVVAIHRAVLRGRPLMRRIVTVSGGAIKEPQNFKVRIGTSYRELIEAAGGFKEEPTKVISGGPMMGLALFSLDVPVIKGSSSILCLTKKEAIQNEESNCIRCGKCVSICPMNLLPYKLNTLAINNEDDLFVKYKGMNCIECGACSYICPSNRHLTHSIRTTKRTIMAKKKK from the coding sequence ATGGGAGCATTGACATTCAAAAGAGGAATTCATCCTAGTCATTCAAAAGATTTTACAGAAAAAAAACCTATTAAGATTTATATGCCAAAAGGTGATTTGGTTTTCCCAATGTTACAACATATAGGAGCACCATGCAAACCTTTAGTAAAAAAAGGTGACAATGTTTTAGTAGGACAAAAAATTGGAGAACCTCAAGGATTCGTTTCTTCACCAATTCATGCTACAGTGTCTGGTACTGTAAAGGCTATTAAGGATGTACTTCACCCTAATGGTTCCAAAGTACAAGGTATCGTTATAGAAAATGATGGTGAATATACGGAAATAGACACAATGATAGCTAGAAAGGATTATAAAAATCTTTCTAGGGAAGAAATAATTAATATTATTAAAGAGGCAGGAATAGTTGGTATGGGTGGAGCTACATTTCCAACATTCATTAAATTATCACCACCTCCAGAAAAAAAGATTGATCATATTATTGTCAATGGTGCGGAATGTGAACCATATTTGACATCTGATCATAGAATCATGTTGGAAGAAACGGACAGGGTAGTAAAAGGATTACAGATAATATTACATCTATTTCCAGATGCAAAAGGATTTATTGGTATTGAAGATAATAAACCAGATGCAATAAAAGCAATGAAAGAAGCAACTAAAGGTATTAGTAATATTACTGTTGCAACTCTGAAAACAAAATATCCACAAGGTGCAGAAAAGCAATTGATATATTCTATAACTAAAAGAGAAGTTCCAGCAGGAGCATTGCCAGCTGATGTAGGCTGTATTGTTCAAAATATTGATACTGTAGTAGCTATTCATAGAGCTGTTCTCAGAGGAAGACCTCTTATGAGGAGAATTGTTACAGTAAGTGGAGGGGCAATAAAAGAGCCTCAGAACTTCAAAGTTAGAATTGGTACAAGTTATAGAGAGCTTATAGAAGCTGCTGGAGGGTTTAAAGAAGAACCTACAAAAGTAATCTCAGGGGGACCAATGATGGGATTGGCTTTATTTTCTCTAGATGTACCTGTTATAAAAGGATCATCATCAATATTATGCTTAACCAAAAAAGAAGCAATTCAAAATGAAGAGAGCAATTGTATAAGATGCGGTAAATGCGTAAGTATATGTCCAATGAATTTATTACCTTATAAGCTTAATACATTAGCTATCAACAATGAAGATGATTTATTTGTAAAATATAAAGGTATGAATTGTATAGAATGTGGAGCTTGCTCATATATATGTCCATCAAACAGACATTTAACTCATTCTATAAGAACGACTAAGAGAACGATTATGGCAAAGAAAAAGAAATAA
- the rsxE gene encoding electron transport complex subunit RsxE, whose translation MKLGKVFKNGLIDENPTFVQVLGMCPTLAVTTSAFNGIGMGLATTVVLLFSNMVISLLRNIIPSKVRIPAFIVIIASFVTMVDLLLQGYVYSLYESLGLFIPLIVVNCIVLARAEAFAAKNGVLPSMVDGLSMGLGFTCALTVIGFVRELFGAGTILAGTSLETYVMPSGYEPITILILAPGAFIVLGLLFAIFNKIKDKDSKKA comes from the coding sequence ATGAAATTAGGTAAAGTATTTAAGAATGGATTGATTGATGAGAATCCAACTTTTGTTCAAGTATTAGGAATGTGTCCAACACTCGCGGTAACGACTTCAGCATTTAATGGAATTGGTATGGGACTTGCGACTACAGTGGTATTACTATTTTCTAATATGGTTATATCGTTACTTAGAAATATAATACCATCAAAAGTAAGGATTCCAGCATTTATAGTTATAATTGCTTCATTCGTTACGATGGTGGATTTGTTATTACAAGGTTATGTGTATTCATTATATGAATCACTAGGACTTTTCATACCTCTTATTGTTGTTAACTGTATTGTTCTTGCTAGAGCAGAAGCTTTTGCAGCAAAAAATGGTGTATTACCATCTATGGTAGATGGTTTATCAATGGGTCTTGGTTTCACATGTGCTTTAACAGTCATTGGATTTGTTAGAGAGTTGTTTGGAGCAGGAACTATATTAGCTGGTACATCACTTGAAACTTATGTTATGCCAAGTGGATATGAACCTATAACCATATTAATTTTAGCTCCTGGCGCTTTTATAGTACTTGGATTATTGTTTGCTATATTTAATAAAATAAAAGACAAAGATTCTAAGAAAGCGTAG
- the mreC gene encoding rod shape-determining protein MreC yields the protein MLRKKKMPIKYILLLMTLICLILIIFTWESRSKVSPVENGIAYVVVPIQKGINVFGDWVIDKVNFVKNVNSFESMNKDLQEEVDKLRYENKILQQDKIELDRLRNLYELDKKYPSYPKIGASVIGKDVGNWYNVFELDKGTDDGLKVNMVVMAGNGLVGHIFEVGKNYAKVKSIIDDSSKVSAKILRTSDTCVVQGEKQYSGSCKVDFIEGSASVMKGDEIVTSHLSEIYPPGILIGTIKEIKENPSNLNKSAIIEPVVDFKHLEEVLVINQVWKE from the coding sequence ATGCTTAGAAAGAAGAAAATGCCAATAAAATATATTTTGTTGTTAATGACACTTATATGTTTAATTCTTATTATTTTTACATGGGAATCCCGCTCAAAAGTAAGTCCTGTAGAAAATGGTATTGCATATGTTGTGGTTCCTATACAAAAGGGTATCAATGTATTTGGAGATTGGGTTATTGATAAGGTTAATTTTGTTAAAAATGTAAATTCATTTGAGAGTATGAATAAAGATCTCCAAGAAGAAGTAGATAAATTACGTTATGAAAATAAAATACTTCAACAAGACAAAATTGAACTTGATAGGCTTAGAAATTTATATGAATTGGATAAGAAATATCCAAGTTATCCTAAGATAGGAGCTTCTGTTATAGGAAAAGATGTGGGAAATTGGTATAACGTATTCGAGCTAGATAAAGGAACTGATGATGGATTAAAAGTTAATATGGTAGTAATGGCTGGTAATGGTTTAGTAGGTCACATTTTTGAGGTTGGAAAAAATTACGCTAAAGTAAAATCTATAATTGATGATTCTAGTAAAGTTAGTGCCAAAATATTAAGAACATCAGATACTTGTGTTGTGCAAGGAGAAAAACAATATTCAGGAAGTTGTAAAGTGGATTTCATTGAAGGATCAGCAAGCGTGATGAAAGGTGATGAGATAGTAACATCGCATCTATCTGAAATATATCCTCCAGGTATATTAATAGGAACTATAAAAGAGATTAAAGAGAATCCTAGCAATCTGAACAAATCTGCAATCATTGAACCTGTAGTCGATTTTAAACATCTTGAAGAAGTTTTAGTAATTAATCAAGTTTGGAAAGAATAA
- a CDS encoding ATP-binding protein, with protein MKELSMHILDIAQNSVRAKSSNITIIVKELVKDNVFEFSIQDDGEGIPEVILKDIRSPFTTSRTMRRVGLGIPLLNDTCNMCNGELYIKSIVNQGTYILAKMDYNHIDRPPLGDLESTIATFFSSNDNVNIEYEHCYNDESFSISTKELKDVLGDVPLTNLDVIKWLVEFLRENIEEIKSDEEKA; from the coding sequence ATGAAAGAATTATCAATGCACATACTTGATATAGCTCAGAATAGTGTAAGAGCTAAATCTAGTAATATTACTATTATAGTAAAAGAACTAGTGAAAGATAATGTTTTTGAATTTAGCATTCAAGACGATGGAGAGGGTATTCCAGAGGTAATATTAAAAGATATTCGTAGTCCTTTTACTACATCAAGAACTATGCGACGAGTTGGATTAGGTATACCATTACTAAATGATACATGTAACATGTGTAATGGTGAACTTTATATTAAGTCAATTGTTAATCAGGGGACTTATATTTTAGCAAAAATGGATTATAATCATATTGATAGACCACCTTTAGGAGATTTAGAATCCACTATTGCAACTTTTTTTTCTTCCAACGATAATGTTAATATAGAATATGAACATTGCTATAATGATGAATCATTTAGTATATCAACAAAAGAATTAAAAGATGTTTTAGGAGATGTACCTTTAACTAATTTAGATGTTATTAAATGGCTAGTAGAATTTTTGAGAGAAAATATTGAAGAAATCAAGAGCGATGAAGAGAAGGCTTAA
- a CDS encoding RnfABCDGE type electron transport complex subunit D, giving the protein MTDHYIVSSSPHIRSDKTVDKIMRDVIIALMPATIFGIYNFGPRALLIVVLCIISSIGSEALFQFITKRKISINDYSAVVTGLLLALNLPHTVPWWIPVMGSVVAIIIVKQLFGGLGQNFMNPALGARAFLLVSFAGLMTRWELDGVTTATPLGILKEGGSSLPSIADTFFGFIGGCIGETSAIALLIGGIYLLIRKIINWRVPVFFIGTVFVLSLLISGRGFDINYAAYQIFSGGLMIGAIYMATDYSSSPMTKTGQIIMGLGCGILTAVIRIYGSYPEGVSFAIIIMNLFVPLIDRFTIPKAFGEVAKNEK; this is encoded by the coding sequence GTGACAGATCATTATATAGTATCGTCTTCACCTCATATTAGATCAGATAAAACTGTAGATAAGATAATGAGGGATGTAATTATTGCTTTAATGCCAGCGACTATATTTGGAATCTACAATTTTGGTCCAAGAGCTTTACTTATAGTTGTACTATGTATTATATCAAGTATTGGATCAGAAGCATTATTTCAATTTATTACTAAAAGAAAAATTAGCATTAATGATTATAGTGCTGTAGTTACAGGGTTATTATTAGCACTTAATCTACCACATACAGTTCCTTGGTGGATACCAGTTATGGGAAGTGTTGTGGCTATAATTATCGTTAAGCAATTATTCGGAGGATTAGGACAGAATTTCATGAATCCAGCTCTAGGTGCAAGAGCATTTTTGCTTGTATCATTTGCCGGATTAATGACAAGATGGGAACTTGATGGAGTAACTACAGCTACACCATTAGGTATTCTAAAAGAAGGCGGAAGTAGTCTTCCAAGTATTGCTGATACATTCTTCGGTTTTATTGGAGGATGTATAGGTGAAACGTCTGCAATAGCTTTATTGATTGGTGGTATTTATTTATTAATAAGAAAAATAATTAATTGGAGAGTACCAGTATTTTTTATAGGTACAGTTTTTGTACTTTCATTATTGATTAGTGGAAGAGGTTTTGATATTAATTATGCTGCTTATCAGATATTCAGTGGTGGTTTGATGATAGGTGCAATTTATATGGCTACAGATTATTCGTCATCTCCAATGACAAAAACAGGACAAATCATTATGGGACTTGGTTGTGGTATATTAACTGCTGTTATTAGAATATACGGAAGTTATCCAGAGGGAGTGTCATTTGCAATAATCATAATGAACCTTTTCGTACCACTTATTGATAGATTTACAATCCCTAAAGCATTTGGGGAGGTGGCTAAGAATGAAAAATAA
- a CDS encoding Maf family protein, which yields MRIILASKSPRRKELLKRLDMDFDIKVSHIDEKSFEKSLPWVYVEKLAYEKAKSVAEAEAGNCLVIGCDTVVVYENEILEKPSNTLQAAEYLKKLSGNKHLVYSGLAIIDVDSNKKYISHEITEVYMKELNEEEITNYIKTGEPLDKAGGYGIQGIGSIFIEKINGDYYNVMGLPLNKLYNGLKKLGVNYFEIVK from the coding sequence TTGAGGATAATATTAGCTTCAAAATCACCAAGAAGAAAAGAATTGCTTAAAAGGCTTGATATGGATTTTGACATTAAGGTAAGTCACATAGATGAGAAAAGTTTTGAAAAAAGCTTACCATGGGTATATGTTGAAAAACTTGCTTATGAAAAAGCTAAGAGTGTAGCTGAGGCAGAAGCGGGTAATTGTTTGGTAATAGGTTGTGATACAGTTGTAGTATATGAAAATGAAATTCTAGAAAAACCTAGTAATACATTACAAGCTGCAGAGTATCTCAAAAAATTATCAGGCAATAAGCATTTAGTTTACTCAGGTTTGGCAATAATTGATGTTGATTCAAATAAAAAATATATATCTCATGAAATAACAGAAGTATATATGAAAGAATTAAATGAAGAAGAGATAACTAATTATATTAAAACAGGTGAACCCCTCGATAAAGCTGGTGGATATGGAATTCAAGGAATAGGATCCATCTTTATTGAGAAAATTAATGGAGATTATTATAATGTGATGGGATTGCCATTAAATAAATTATATAACGGCTTGAAAAAACTTGGGGTTAATTATTTTGAGATTGTTAAGTAA
- a CDS encoding rod shape-determining protein → MFSRELGFDLGTSVMHISQRDKGIILDEPEIIAIDKKSGDIIAVGEEAYDMLEKTPSHILMNNPVNYGVVADFDNMAKLLKCQLRKLKMGKKFSNNVAIVSVPHDVSEVERKALYDLFVHSGFRFKRVYLIEKSVAAAVGAGIEVLQPYGNMIVDIGGGTTEVSVVSLGGIVISKLLKVGGNKFDEDIKSYIKRKYSIYIGKKSAEKIKKEIGYVFIDDENDIVTTEVVGRDVVTGLPKRVTVTNEDINDALQEDINIIIDAVKFILEKTPPELSSDILETGVYLTGGSSLLGNLDMLITNETSLSINLVENPKECVVNGIDTILRDLQQYEEILVSSKRETRLR, encoded by the coding sequence ATGTTTAGTAGAGAATTAGGATTTGATTTGGGTACATCTGTTATGCATATTAGCCAAAGAGATAAAGGCATCATATTAGATGAACCTGAGATTATTGCTATAGATAAAAAAAGTGGTGATATAATTGCAGTAGGAGAAGAAGCTTATGACATGTTAGAAAAAACACCATCCCATATACTTATGAATAATCCAGTTAATTATGGAGTTGTTGCTGATTTTGACAATATGGCAAAATTATTGAAATGTCAATTAAGAAAGCTTAAGATGGGGAAAAAGTTTTCTAACAATGTTGCTATAGTAAGTGTTCCCCATGATGTGTCAGAAGTCGAGAGAAAAGCATTATACGATTTATTTGTTCATTCTGGATTTAGATTCAAAAGAGTTTACCTTATAGAGAAATCTGTAGCAGCAGCAGTTGGTGCAGGAATTGAAGTTCTACAGCCATATGGTAATATGATAGTTGATATTGGTGGAGGAACTACCGAAGTCTCAGTTGTATCCTTAGGTGGAATCGTTATAAGTAAGTTATTAAAAGTCGGTGGTAATAAATTTGATGAGGACATAAAAAGTTATATAAAACGTAAGTACAGCATTTATATTGGGAAAAAATCTGCAGAGAAAATTAAAAAAGAAATAGGATATGTATTTATTGACGATGAAAATGACATTGTTACTACTGAAGTTGTAGGAAGAGATGTAGTTACTGGATTACCAAAGAGGGTAACTGTTACTAATGAAGATATTAATGATGCTTTACAAGAAGATATCAACATAATAATTGATGCAGTAAAATTTATATTGGAAAAAACACCCCCTGAGTTATCATCTGACATATTGGAAACTGGAGTATATCTAACTGGTGGAAGCTCATTATTAGGTAATTTAGACATGCTGATAACCAATGAAACATCTTTATCAATCAATTTAGTAGAGAATCCAAAAGAATGTGTTGTTAATGGCATAGATACGATTTTAAGAGATTTGCAACAATATGAAGAAATATTAGTATCATCAAAAAGAGAAACTAGACTAAGATAA
- the rsxA gene encoding electron transport complex subunit RsxA has translation MELLLLFIGAVLVNNVVLTRFLGICPFLGVSKKVETSFGMGLAVTFVMTLASLISYLVYKYILVTLHIEYLYTIAFILVIASLVQLVEMVIQKSSPSLYQALGVYLPLITTNCAVLGIAVINMQAEYSLIKSIINGFGTAVGFTLAIVILAGIRERIQFNDIPKSFKGYPIVLITAGLMAIAFLGFSGLIK, from the coding sequence ATGGAATTATTATTACTTTTTATAGGTGCAGTTCTAGTTAATAACGTTGTACTTACACGATTTTTAGGAATATGTCCTTTCTTGGGAGTATCTAAAAAAGTAGAAACTTCTTTTGGAATGGGACTAGCTGTTACATTTGTTATGACTTTAGCTTCATTAATATCATATTTAGTATATAAATATATATTAGTGACTTTACACATTGAATATTTATATACTATAGCTTTTATACTTGTAATAGCTTCGTTAGTACAATTGGTTGAAATGGTTATTCAAAAGAGCAGTCCATCACTATATCAGGCTTTAGGTGTTTATTTACCACTTATTACTACTAACTGTGCAGTGCTTGGTATTGCTGTTATAAATATGCAAGCTGAATATTCATTAATCAAAAGTATAATTAATGGATTTGGAACAGCTGTAGGATTTACACTTGCTATAGTTATTCTAGCAGGTATTAGAGAAAGAATACAATTTAACGATATACCAAAATCATTTAAAGGCTATCCTATAGTATTAATTACAGCTGGATTAATGGCAATTGCATTCTTAGGCTTCTCTGGTCTTATTAAATAA
- the radC gene encoding RadC family protein: MEIDSRMRVKDLPLSERPYEKFEICGPSALSDAELLAIIIRSGSKKERSIELAQRILGIKKQGIRGIYDLSLEDLQQISGIGRVKSIQIKAIAELSKRISKNNAVTKLKISSPGSIAKIYMEELRYLQQEHLKIVFLDTKNQIISDEFLTVGTVNASLINPREVFIEALKHNAVHVILLHNHPSGDPTPSREDILITKRVINAGEIIGIKLIDHIIIGDGNYISLKEQGLF, from the coding sequence ATGGAAATTGACAGTAGGATGAGGGTTAAAGACTTGCCTTTATCAGAGAGACCTTATGAGAAATTTGAAATATGCGGTCCGAGTGCTTTATCTGATGCAGAATTATTGGCAATAATTATTAGAAGTGGTTCTAAAAAAGAACGTTCTATAGAATTAGCTCAAAGAATACTGGGAATAAAAAAACAAGGTATAAGGGGAATATACGATTTGTCATTGGAAGATTTACAGCAGATATCTGGTATTGGAAGAGTTAAATCAATACAAATCAAAGCTATTGCTGAGTTATCAAAACGAATTTCCAAGAATAACGCTGTTACGAAATTAAAGATTTCTTCTCCAGGTTCAATAGCTAAAATCTATATGGAAGAGTTACGATATTTACAGCAAGAACATTTGAAAATTGTATTTTTAGATACTAAAAATCAAATTATTTCTGATGAATTTCTTACGGTAGGAACAGTGAATGCTTCATTGATTAATCCTAGAGAAGTATTTATTGAAGCATTAAAACATAATGCTGTTCATGTGATATTGTTACATAATCATCCTAGTGGTGATCCTACACCAAGTAGAGAAGATATCTTAATTACCAAAAGGGTTATTAACGCAGGAGAAATAATCGGAATTAAATTGATAGACCATATAATAATTGGAGATGGTAATTATATCAGCTTAAAAGAGCAAGGATTATTTTGA
- a CDS encoding RnfABCDGE type electron transport complex subunit G: MKNKIVKDALILFAITICAGLLLGLTHTVTEKPIAEQQIKIRDAALNSVLNDCQFTPVEADLSKQPVIKEIYAAKKNDEINGYAFKLVTKEGYGGEIELIVGINSDATISGIDIIKHSETPGLGANADSDKFKEQYKGKPTDQLTVVKDGADSDSEIDALSGATISSRAVTNAVNVASQYFNDNFSEGAQ, encoded by the coding sequence ATGAAAAATAAGATAGTCAAAGACGCTCTTATATTATTTGCTATTACAATATGTGCAGGTTTATTATTAGGTTTGACTCATACGGTAACCGAAAAACCTATTGCTGAGCAGCAGATAAAAATTAGAGATGCTGCGCTTAATAGTGTTTTAAATGATTGCCAATTCACACCAGTAGAAGCTGATTTATCCAAACAACCTGTAATAAAAGAAATTTATGCAGCAAAGAAAAATGATGAAATAAACGGTTATGCTTTTAAATTAGTTACAAAAGAAGGATATGGTGGAGAAATCGAATTGATAGTAGGTATTAATTCGGATGCTACTATTTCAGGTATTGATATTATTAAGCATAGTGAAACTCCTGGTCTTGGTGCTAATGCTGATAGTGATAAATTTAAAGAACAGTATAAAGGAAAGCCTACAGATCAGTTAACTGTGGTTAAAGATGGTGCAGATTCTGACTCAGAGATTGATGCATTAAGTGGTGCTACAATTTCTTCAAGAGCAGTAACTAATGCAGTTAATGTGGCTAGTCAATATTTTAATGATAATTTCAGTGAGGGGGCACAGTAG